A genomic segment from Streptomyces sp. NBC_00459 encodes:
- a CDS encoding tyrosine-type recombinase/integrase — protein sequence MARQLARGMGSFFKDCGCTKPTRCPHPYSIRFRDALGKQREESGYSTQDDAIERLTQLYAEKRTTAPSVAAARRELGQQTVEEYAKQWRPRQRKMTEYSTGEHVDSSINVHIVPRLGSRKLNSVTPIVVERFLDEMESDGVGRGNQVNIFRALKTVLRDAYAKGAMADDPVKGVQEPEYVRQKVAIPSLAYVKKALLVADEDLALEIAMMAGCGLRNGEARAVNVNNVVARDVYRVREQIHSNTLKPAKLKHRKVGEFREVPLPRSVRETIERYEAKLGTTNDGYLLRGPGGYFTEGMERRRVKRLFANLPAEEGVGMYGFRHYFASNALGNGIPITDVAEWMGHKSIEETYRTYRHLMPGSITKAARILDAGLWEVA from the coding sequence ATGGCCCGACAGCTCGCCCGCGGCATGGGGTCCTTCTTCAAGGACTGCGGCTGCACGAAGCCCACCCGCTGCCCTCACCCGTACTCGATCCGTTTCAGGGACGCGCTCGGCAAGCAGCGCGAGGAGTCCGGTTACAGCACGCAGGACGATGCGATCGAGCGCCTTACTCAGCTCTACGCGGAGAAGAGGACGACGGCGCCGTCCGTGGCGGCTGCCCGCCGCGAACTGGGTCAGCAGACGGTCGAGGAGTACGCAAAGCAGTGGCGGCCTCGGCAGCGCAAGATGACGGAGTACTCCACGGGCGAGCACGTCGACAGCTCGATCAATGTGCACATCGTTCCCCGCCTCGGATCACGAAAGCTGAACTCGGTCACACCGATCGTGGTCGAGCGCTTCCTGGACGAGATGGAGAGCGACGGGGTCGGCCGAGGGAACCAGGTGAACATATTTCGCGCCCTCAAGACCGTCCTACGAGACGCCTATGCCAAGGGGGCCATGGCGGACGACCCGGTGAAGGGTGTCCAGGAACCGGAGTACGTCCGGCAGAAGGTGGCTATCCCGTCTCTCGCCTATGTGAAAAAGGCGCTGCTCGTCGCCGACGAGGACCTCGCGCTGGAGATCGCCATGATGGCGGGATGCGGCCTGCGAAACGGCGAGGCGCGGGCGGTGAACGTCAACAATGTCGTGGCGCGGGACGTCTACCGGGTGCGTGAGCAGATCCATTCCAACACGCTGAAGCCGGCAAAGCTGAAGCACCGCAAGGTGGGGGAGTTCAGGGAGGTTCCTCTGCCGCGGTCGGTCCGGGAGACGATCGAGCGCTACGAGGCCAAACTCGGCACCACGAACGACGGCTACCTGCTGCGTGGCCCGGGCGGCTATTTCACGGAAGGCATGGAGCGGCGCCGTGTGAAGAGGCTCTTCGCGAACCTTCCGGCGGAGGAAGGGGTGGGGATGTACGGCTTCCGGCACTACTTCGCCTCGAACGCTCTCGGGAACGGGATCCCCATCACCGACGTAGCGGAATGGATGGGCCACAAGTCCATCGAGGAGACGTACCGGACCTACCGGCACCTGATGCCGGGGAGTATCACCAAGGCCGCTCGGATCCTGGATGCCGGTCTTTGGGAAGTGGCCTGA
- a CDS encoding Gfo/Idh/MocA family protein: MSPWPVFLQFMYRVHPQFAAFVERIRAGAVGEVRSVEAALSFVLEDPADIRMSDELGGGALLDLGCYIADAANLVYGGLPVTGSAVSHRGDSGVDLHTCAVLDYGRGRTAQLSASFLLPWHDSRLVVRGDKGSLSLDHCFNPGTGEGRLTLLTADGHRELTTYAGVDMYELMVDRFVHMVSGRGESYVTLDDSVGVQQALALLTTPRTDR; the protein is encoded by the coding sequence ATGAGCCCCTGGCCGGTGTTCTTGCAGTTCATGTACCGCGTCCACCCCCAGTTCGCGGCCTTCGTCGAGCGGATCCGTGCGGGCGCCGTCGGCGAGGTCCGCAGCGTGGAAGCCGCACTGTCCTTCGTCCTGGAAGATCCTGCTGACATCCGGATGTCGGACGAACTGGGCGGCGGGGCACTCCTGGACCTCGGGTGCTACATCGCCGACGCCGCCAACCTCGTGTACGGCGGCCTCCCTGTCACGGGCTCCGCCGTCAGCCACCGCGGTGACTCCGGCGTAGACCTCCACACCTGTGCCGTTCTCGACTACGGCCGTGGCAGGACCGCCCAGCTCTCGGCGAGCTTTCTGCTCCCCTGGCACGACTCACGGCTGGTGGTCCGCGGAGACAAGGGCAGCCTCAGCCTTGACCACTGCTTCAACCCCGGTACGGGAGAAGGTCGTCTGACCCTGCTGACGGCGGACGGGCACCGGGAACTGACCACCTACGCGGGCGTCGACATGTACGAACTGATGGTCGACCGCTTTGTCCACATGGTGAGTGGGCGCGGGGAAAGTTACGTCACTCTCGACGATTCCGTGGGCGTGCAGCAGGCGCTGGCGCTACTCACCACGCCGCGCACCGATCGGTGA
- a CDS encoding radical SAM protein — protein MRKDDRLLTASVHPFELTDRRRDNQALNLEEYQQGAVKLRSRPLALFVELTENCNLKCPMCRFGEKYDPALNMDEQMFDRLADELFPYAHLVDVRGWGESTMLSGFGDMVLRALEHQVRVRVVTNGQINRPAVWDAMMRGQGIVTVSCDAASPALFKKLRGGGSLERLEATCRALVEARDRYQVPRDHVNFNVVSSMDNLDELADIVRLASRLDIPLLVIHPLVAAADDPSHLRQDLGRTREAYAEAAEAGRELGVVVQLGAAPDPSLALPEMVRKPACMHPWSYAYIRYNGDVGFCDHLIGNGEYTLGSLRENTFEEIWNGEAWQSLRQAHVQGEIPDAFAPCRYTYAQRYIDFEHLVHPDRAEMIVSSATHAEVTRTRDPRQVPVVPFGLEPTPEVLVPTAMLSERLRQLPGSPRS, from the coding sequence ATGCGAAAAGACGACCGACTTCTGACCGCGTCAGTGCATCCGTTCGAGCTCACGGACCGACGCCGCGACAACCAGGCCCTGAACCTCGAGGAGTACCAGCAAGGGGCGGTCAAGCTGCGCAGCCGGCCGCTGGCTCTGTTCGTTGAGCTCACCGAGAACTGCAACCTCAAATGCCCGATGTGCCGCTTCGGGGAAAAGTATGACCCGGCCCTGAACATGGACGAGCAAATGTTCGACCGGCTGGCCGACGAACTCTTCCCGTACGCGCATCTGGTGGACGTCCGCGGCTGGGGCGAGTCCACCATGCTCAGCGGCTTTGGGGACATGGTGCTGCGCGCCCTCGAGCATCAGGTCCGGGTCCGGGTCGTGACCAACGGCCAGATCAACCGGCCCGCCGTCTGGGACGCCATGATGCGGGGGCAGGGCATCGTCACCGTCTCGTGCGACGCCGCCTCGCCCGCCCTGTTCAAGAAGTTGCGGGGCGGCGGAAGCCTGGAGCGGCTCGAAGCGACCTGCCGCGCCCTCGTGGAGGCGCGCGACCGCTACCAAGTCCCGCGCGACCATGTGAACTTCAATGTCGTCTCCAGCATGGACAACCTGGACGAGCTCGCCGACATCGTGCGGCTCGCGAGCCGGCTGGACATTCCGCTCCTGGTCATCCACCCGCTGGTTGCCGCTGCCGACGACCCCTCCCACCTGCGCCAGGACCTGGGCCGGACGCGCGAGGCGTACGCCGAGGCGGCCGAGGCCGGCCGCGAACTCGGCGTCGTCGTGCAGCTCGGTGCCGCGCCGGACCCTTCTCTGGCGCTGCCGGAGATGGTCCGCAAGCCGGCCTGCATGCACCCGTGGAGCTATGCGTACATTCGCTACAACGGGGACGTCGGATTCTGCGACCACCTGATCGGCAACGGCGAGTACACCCTCGGCTCCCTGCGCGAGAACACCTTCGAGGAGATCTGGAACGGCGAGGCGTGGCAGTCGCTGCGCCAGGCTCATGTACAGGGTGAGATACCCGATGCCTTCGCCCCGTGCCGCTACACCTACGCGCAGCGCTACATCGACTTCGAACACCTGGTACATCCCGACCGGGCGGAGATGATCGTGAGCAGCGCCACCCACGCCGAGGTCACACGGACCCGGGATCCCCGGCAGGTGCCCGTGGTGCCGTTCGGTCTTGAGCCCACGCCAGAGGTACTGGTACCCACGGCCATGCTCTCCGAGAGGCTGCGGCAGCTGCCCGGTTCACCGCGTTCGTGA
- a CDS encoding phosphotransferase family protein codes for MNEIEKLLGGFISGVVLVDGTVRRSPTGNSGFVNRLLQHYEANSWNGAPRYLGRDEEGRDTLSYVQGYVPWQGGNPAVASSAALTALARLVRAAHDLTAGHPLADGHEVVCHNDLSPKNTVYRSTDEPLEPIALIDWDLAAPGRRVHDVAHLCWQYLSLGPGTDPVWASGRIREVADAYGLASADRQELVPNVAAWQERCWWGIESGAAGGDAALISLREAGVPEEIRAAHAWVTHHQQTLEAGLAAN; via the coding sequence GTGAATGAAATCGAGAAACTCCTCGGCGGCTTCATAAGTGGCGTGGTCCTGGTGGACGGCACGGTGCGACGTAGTCCGACCGGGAATTCCGGTTTCGTCAACCGCCTGCTGCAGCACTACGAAGCGAATTCCTGGAACGGCGCGCCCCGCTACCTCGGTAGAGACGAGGAGGGCCGGGACACGCTCAGCTATGTCCAGGGATATGTGCCCTGGCAGGGCGGCAACCCCGCGGTCGCCTCCTCCGCGGCCTTGACCGCGCTTGCCCGCCTGGTCCGCGCGGCCCACGACCTCACGGCAGGCCATCCTCTGGCGGACGGGCATGAGGTGGTGTGCCACAACGATCTGTCACCCAAGAACACGGTGTACCGCTCCACGGATGAACCACTGGAGCCCATCGCTCTCATCGACTGGGACCTGGCGGCACCAGGTCGGCGTGTCCATGATGTGGCGCATCTGTGCTGGCAGTACTTGAGCCTCGGTCCCGGCACGGATCCGGTATGGGCGTCCGGACGGATCCGTGAGGTCGCGGATGCCTACGGTCTGGCATCCGCCGACCGCCAGGAGCTGGTACCAAATGTGGCCGCGTGGCAGGAACGCTGCTGGTGGGGTATCGAGAGCGGAGCCGCCGGCGGAGATGCGGCCTTGATCAGTTTGCGTGAGGCGGGCGTCCCGGAGGAGATTCGGGCCGCACATGCCTGGGTGACGCACCATCAGCAGACCCTGGAGGCCGGCCTCGCGGCCAACTGA
- a CDS encoding NAD-dependent epimerase/dehydratase family protein has protein sequence MPNERPQTVLVLGGDGFCGWPTALDQSDRGRNVVIVDNLSRRKIDAELGTASLTPIQSPERRLETWRALSGRTIDFVELDVSADVEALSGLLDKYRPDAVVHFAEQRSAPYSMLSSTHRTYTVRNNLMATQNLLEATRLSGVPTHIVHLGSVGVYGYSSKDWTMPEGYLEVTVPSSAHPDRKVEILHPFEPVSIYHLSKCMDAQLFEFYARYDNLRITDLHQGVVWGTQTRLTSQSDLLVNRFDYDSVWGTVVNRFLMQAALNHPLTVYGVGEQTRAFIHLEDAVNCVNLALENPPAPGDRVRVRNQVAECLRVLDVATVISDQTGAEISYVDNPRNEEAQNTLSVTNESFSELGFTPTLLREGIWRESVEIAQRFRADVDLDRILPARPGEHVGERA, from the coding sequence ATGCCAAATGAGCGCCCTCAGACCGTCCTTGTCCTCGGTGGGGACGGATTCTGCGGCTGGCCCACTGCTCTGGACCAGTCTGACCGGGGTCGCAATGTCGTCATCGTCGACAACCTCAGCCGCCGCAAGATCGATGCTGAACTTGGAACGGCCTCGCTGACCCCGATCCAGAGCCCGGAGCGACGGCTGGAGACATGGCGTGCCTTGTCGGGCCGGACCATCGACTTTGTCGAGCTGGATGTTTCGGCGGACGTCGAGGCTCTGAGCGGACTCCTGGACAAATACCGGCCGGACGCCGTTGTCCACTTCGCCGAACAGCGCTCCGCGCCCTATTCGATGCTGTCCTCGACGCATCGAACCTACACGGTGCGTAACAACCTGATGGCGACTCAGAACCTGCTTGAGGCAACTCGCCTCTCAGGGGTGCCCACGCACATTGTGCACCTTGGGTCGGTGGGGGTGTACGGCTATTCGTCGAAGGACTGGACGATGCCGGAGGGCTATCTTGAGGTCACCGTCCCGTCATCTGCGCACCCGGACCGGAAAGTGGAGATACTGCATCCCTTCGAACCGGTTTCTATCTACCACCTCAGTAAGTGCATGGATGCGCAACTGTTCGAGTTCTATGCCCGGTACGACAACCTCCGGATCACCGATCTGCACCAGGGTGTCGTCTGGGGAACGCAGACCCGATTGACGAGCCAGAGTGATCTTCTGGTCAACCGTTTCGACTACGACTCCGTCTGGGGCACCGTGGTGAACCGTTTCCTCATGCAGGCGGCGCTCAATCACCCCCTGACCGTATACGGCGTGGGCGAGCAAACTCGCGCGTTCATCCACCTCGAAGATGCCGTGAACTGCGTCAACCTCGCCCTGGAGAACCCGCCGGCGCCGGGTGATCGGGTGCGGGTCCGCAATCAGGTGGCCGAGTGCCTGCGGGTGCTGGATGTAGCCACCGTGATATCGGATCAGACTGGTGCTGAGATTTCCTACGTGGACAATCCGAGGAACGAGGAGGCGCAGAACACCCTCAGCGTGACCAACGAGAGCTTCTCGGAGCTCGGTTTCACCCCCACCCTTCTGCGCGAGGGGATCTGGCGCGAGTCGGTGGAGATCGCGCAGCGGTTCCGCGCCGATGTCGATCTCGATCGAATCCTGCCCGCGCGGCCCGGTGAGCACGTGGGGGAACGCGCATGA
- a CDS encoding endonuclease/exonuclease/phosphatase family protein, with translation MNGMRQDVVAEFSAVDTDFLERARRATGDPAEHDRLFGEAEIFGQIEVRQPSNAVSKHDGPVRIGAWNAERCKYVGASAQLIRESGCDVVLLSEMDVGMARSANLHTLRALAEELGFGYAYCAEFLELGMGNQSEQVEFADERNLVGIHGNGILSRFPLSEPLVVNSPAQGLWYSLDWHHRRIGGRRALFATVAVGTERIRVGSVHLESLSDPDTRSAELSALVDSTDSTLPTVIGGDFNTADVPDEEAPDDWFAKPGHHEPLFDVFAAAGFDWLDCNSAVPTRRTLGNGLPRAPHRRMDWLFRRGLAARNPLCRPAVNSASHPISDHELVSADFLHGLPDDRGRAREW, from the coding sequence ATGAACGGCATGCGGCAGGACGTAGTGGCGGAATTTTCTGCGGTGGACACTGATTTCCTTGAGCGTGCCCGGCGGGCCACAGGCGATCCGGCCGAGCATGACCGGCTGTTCGGTGAGGCCGAAATCTTCGGCCAGATCGAAGTGCGTCAGCCGAGTAATGCCGTCTCGAAACATGACGGGCCAGTACGGATAGGCGCGTGGAACGCGGAGCGCTGCAAGTACGTCGGGGCAAGCGCGCAGCTCATCAGGGAATCGGGCTGCGATGTCGTGCTGCTGTCCGAGATGGACGTGGGCATGGCCCGTTCCGCCAATCTGCACACACTGCGCGCACTGGCCGAAGAGCTCGGTTTCGGCTATGCGTACTGCGCGGAGTTTCTTGAGCTGGGCATGGGCAATCAATCCGAGCAAGTCGAGTTCGCTGACGAGCGCAACCTGGTCGGAATCCATGGCAATGGAATTCTGTCCCGTTTCCCTTTGTCGGAACCGCTGGTCGTGAATTCCCCCGCACAAGGCCTGTGGTACTCACTGGACTGGCACCACCGCCGGATCGGTGGTCGGCGGGCTCTGTTCGCAACCGTCGCTGTCGGTACGGAACGGATCAGGGTGGGCAGCGTCCATCTGGAGAGCCTGTCCGATCCCGACACGAGGTCCGCGGAGCTTTCGGCGCTCGTCGACTCGACCGATTCGACGTTGCCCACCGTCATCGGCGGCGATTTCAACACAGCAGACGTACCCGATGAGGAAGCGCCGGACGACTGGTTCGCCAAACCTGGTCACCACGAGCCGCTGTTCGACGTGTTCGCAGCGGCGGGTTTCGACTGGCTGGACTGCAACTCGGCGGTCCCGACTCGTCGCACCCTGGGCAACGGCCTGCCCCGCGCCCCGCACCGCAGGATGGACTGGCTTTTCCGGCGCGGCCTGGCCGCACGAAATCCCCTGTGCCGACCTGCGGTGAACTCGGCCAGCCATCCCATCTCCGACCACGAACTCGTCAGCGCTGACTTCCTGCACGGGCTACCCGACGACCGTGGCAGGGCTCGCGAGTGGTGA
- a CDS encoding aldo/keto reductase: protein MTNIPVHTLNDGTASPAIGLGTWPMTDAEAEEAVAGALGMGYRLVDTATSYHNETGVGRGMARSDVPREEIVVTTKVPGRHHGYEETLASFEASRARLGVEYVDLYLIHWPLPRVDKYVDSWRAMIKLREDGLVRSIGVSNFTPEHIERLEKETGVLPSVNQIELHPYLLQDGLCAFHQAKGIRTESWSPLGCGKHLLDEPKIITVAEDLGVTPAQVVLRWHTQLGAIPIPKSASSERQRDNLDIFGFTLSPAQMRSVADHVPRRLGGDPEVYEEF from the coding sequence GTGACCAACATTCCGGTCCACACACTCAACGACGGAACGGCGAGCCCGGCGATCGGTCTGGGTACCTGGCCGATGACAGACGCGGAGGCAGAGGAGGCGGTGGCCGGAGCCCTCGGCATGGGCTACCGCCTCGTCGACACGGCGACGAGCTACCACAACGAGACCGGCGTCGGCCGCGGTATGGCGCGCAGTGACGTCCCTCGCGAGGAGATCGTGGTGACGACGAAAGTCCCCGGCCGGCACCACGGATACGAGGAGACCCTGGCCTCCTTCGAGGCGTCCCGCGCACGGCTCGGCGTGGAGTACGTGGACCTGTACCTGATCCACTGGCCGCTGCCCCGCGTCGACAAGTACGTCGACTCCTGGCGGGCCATGATCAAGCTCCGCGAGGACGGCCTGGTCCGCTCGATCGGCGTCTCGAACTTCACTCCCGAGCACATCGAGCGGCTGGAGAAGGAGACCGGCGTCCTGCCGTCCGTCAACCAGATCGAACTGCACCCCTACTTGCTGCAGGACGGCCTGTGTGCGTTCCACCAGGCCAAGGGCATCCGCACGGAGAGCTGGAGCCCTCTGGGCTGCGGCAAGCACCTGCTGGACGAACCCAAGATCATCACCGTTGCCGAGGACCTCGGAGTGACCCCGGCCCAGGTGGTCCTGCGCTGGCACACCCAGCTTGGCGCGATTCCCATCCCCAAGTCCGCGAGCTCCGAGCGGCAGCGCGACAACCTCGATATCTTCGGCTTCACTCTCAGCCCCGCCCAGATGCGGTCCGTCGCGGACCACGTCCCCCGGCGGCTGGGCGGGGACCCGGAGGTCTACGAGGAGTTCTGA
- a CDS encoding IS701 family transposase, which yields MITEQAAETWDRDLDHLFTAIGRHFGRVEPRRHMRDYVRALLAPVARKNSWQLAEHAGHATPDGLQHLLSRARWNPDDIRDDLQTYVAEHLGRPDGVLIIDDTGFLKKGTTSAGVQRQYSGTAGRTENCQIGVFAAYTTTAGRALVDRELYLPKSWTDDRDRCRAAKVPDEREFATKNTLAATIVRRALASPLPVAWVTADAAYGQDNRFRRMLETSGVGYVLAVPKSQFSLAGPRIDKAFEQAPDQAWERRSCGAGAKGQREYDWAAVQLRPVSEYDHQDGVLIRRRWALARRSLSRPDEIAYYLGYAPLDVGVDELVRVAGARWAIEECFQAAKNECGLDEYEVRRYVGWYRHITLAMLAHTFLVAMSARAAEKGDPLVRMPWSSSSPWQKCDDSWQLTHPETFTPSLTC from the coding sequence GTGATCACCGAACAGGCAGCCGAGACCTGGGACCGCGACCTGGACCACCTCTTCACCGCCATCGGGCGCCACTTCGGCCGTGTCGAACCACGCCGCCACATGCGGGACTACGTGCGCGCACTGCTCGCCCCGGTGGCCCGAAAAAACAGCTGGCAACTTGCCGAACACGCTGGCCACGCCACCCCAGACGGACTGCAGCACCTGCTCTCCCGAGCCCGCTGGAACCCCGACGACATCCGCGACGACCTGCAGACCTACGTCGCCGAACACCTCGGCCGCCCCGACGGTGTACTGATCATCGACGACACCGGGTTCCTGAAGAAGGGCACTACATCCGCCGGAGTCCAAAGGCAGTACTCCGGCACCGCCGGCCGCACCGAGAACTGCCAGATCGGCGTCTTCGCCGCCTACACCACCACAGCCGGCCGCGCCCTGGTGGACCGGGAGCTCTACCTGCCCAAGTCCTGGACGGACGACCGTGACCGCTGCCGCGCCGCCAAGGTCCCCGACGAGCGGGAGTTCGCCACCAAGAACACCCTCGCGGCGACGATCGTCCGCAGGGCGCTGGCCTCGCCGCTGCCGGTCGCCTGGGTCACGGCGGACGCCGCCTACGGACAGGACAACCGCTTCCGCCGGATGCTGGAAACATCCGGCGTCGGCTACGTCCTCGCCGTCCCCAAGTCCCAGTTCTCCCTGGCCGGCCCACGCATCGACAAGGCCTTCGAGCAGGCCCCCGACCAGGCATGGGAACGCCGTTCCTGCGGCGCGGGCGCGAAGGGACAGCGCGAATACGACTGGGCAGCCGTCCAGTTGCGCCCAGTGTCCGAGTACGACCACCAGGACGGCGTGTTGATCCGTCGACGGTGGGCGCTGGCACGGCGCAGCTTGAGTCGGCCGGACGAAATCGCCTACTACCTCGGCTACGCACCGCTGGATGTCGGTGTGGACGAACTGGTGCGCGTCGCCGGCGCCCGGTGGGCGATCGAAGAGTGTTTCCAGGCAGCGAAGAACGAGTGCGGCCTGGACGAGTACGAAGTCCGCCGCTACGTCGGCTGGTACCGGCACATCACCCTGGCCATGCTCGCCCACACCTTCCTCGTTGCGATGAGCGCGCGAGCAGCCGAAAAAGGGGATCCACTGGTGAGGATGCCGTGGTCATCGAGCTCACCGTGGCAGAAGTGCGACGACTCCTGGCAGCTCACACACCCCGAGACCTTCACACCCTCACTCACGTGTTGA
- a CDS encoding ATP-binding cassette domain-containing protein, which produces MTRLGQNGSGKSTLIKILSGVHQPDAGEIVWRGEPVSFTGPRAAMKASIATFYQELDMVPDMSVAENNCLGREPAGPGGVRRAEKRRLAKEVLTRLSHGEIPVGQAVGRLPAAARQIVSMARALSEEARLLIMGEPSTVLAHD; this is translated from the coding sequence ATGACTCGTCTAGGGCAGAACGGCTCCGGGAAGTCCACCCTGATCAAGATCCTCTCCGGGGTCCACCAGCCCGACGCCGGGGAGATCGTCTGGCGGGGCGAGCCGGTGTCCTTCACCGGCCCCCGGGCGGCCATGAAGGCCAGCATCGCCACCTTCTACCAGGAACTCGACATGGTCCCGGACATGTCGGTGGCCGAGAACAACTGCCTCGGCCGCGAGCCCGCAGGGCCGGGGGGCGTGCGCCGTGCAGAGAAGCGCCGCCTCGCCAAGGAGGTCCTCACCCGCCTCAGTCACGGTGAGATACCGGTGGGCCAGGCCGTCGGAAGACTCCCAGCCGCCGCCCGGCAGATCGTCAGCATGGCGCGGGCGCTCTCCGAAGAGGCCAGGCTGTTGATCATGGGCGAGCCAAGCACCGTACTGGCCCACGACTAG
- a CDS encoding IS982 family transposase, with the protein MTNNLDALLTALYVKIDDEIGGTRWLGRPPRLTDSELVCLAVAQALLGFTSESRWLRFVDSRLGGMFPYVPRQPGWNKRLRAALPLVKKAIRLLAVDTDFWFDNHWIVDSTPVECGRSRPTVKRSDMAGWAGYGYCASHSRFFWGLRLFLVCTPTGMPILWALATPKLDEREVLTAMLDREPETVTNRPGLLVISDKGFASREFEADLALRGAELLRPSFKREKKRKGESLLKSVRQLIESVNDTLKGQLDLEQHGGRTFEGVAVRVAQRVLAMAAAIWHNHKTGQPVLRSLIAYDH; encoded by the coding sequence GTGACGAACAACCTGGACGCCCTGCTGACCGCACTGTACGTGAAGATCGACGACGAGATCGGGGGTACCCGGTGGCTGGGCCGGCCGCCGCGGCTGACGGATTCCGAGCTTGTCTGCCTCGCTGTCGCGCAGGCGTTGCTGGGCTTCACCTCGGAGTCGCGGTGGCTGCGGTTCGTGGACTCCCGCCTGGGCGGGATGTTCCCGTACGTGCCCAGGCAGCCGGGCTGGAACAAGCGGCTGCGGGCTGCGTTGCCGTTGGTCAAGAAGGCGATACGGCTGCTGGCCGTCGATACGGACTTCTGGTTCGACAACCACTGGATCGTCGACTCGACGCCGGTGGAGTGCGGTCGCTCGCGTCCGACGGTGAAGCGGTCGGACATGGCCGGCTGGGCCGGATACGGGTACTGCGCCAGTCACAGCCGGTTCTTCTGGGGCCTGCGCCTGTTCCTGGTGTGCACCCCGACCGGGATGCCGATCCTGTGGGCTCTGGCGACCCCGAAGTTGGATGAGCGCGAGGTACTGACCGCGATGCTCGACCGCGAACCCGAGACGGTCACGAACCGGCCGGGGCTGCTGGTGATCTCCGACAAGGGTTTCGCTTCCAGGGAGTTCGAGGCCGATCTGGCCCTGAGGGGCGCTGAGTTGCTGCGGCCGTCGTTCAAGCGCGAGAAGAAACGCAAGGGCGAGTCCCTGCTGAAGTCGGTGCGGCAGTTGATCGAGTCGGTCAACGACACCCTCAAGGGCCAGCTCGACCTGGAACAGCACGGCGGCCGGACCTTCGAAGGCGTCGCCGTCCGCGTCGCCCAGCGCGTCCTCGCGATGGCTGCTGCGATCTGGCACAACCACAAGACCGGCCAGCCGGTCCTACGATCCCTCATCGCCTACGACCACTGA
- a CDS encoding ROK family transcriptional regulator, whose protein sequence is MGIEYDVLTRLRDHGSLSRAQLATGLDVPRPRLLGVVDRLIEAGRVVEAGPAASRGGRRSTLVELDPRIRFAAVDLGVSSVDVEITDGRLMPVASAEEPSDIRLGPEVVLRRVTETLSKLRAQGGVDRLDALGIGLPGPVSFREGVSVSPPIMPGWDRFPVRDLLAKEVGCPVVVDNDVNVMVLGEHHSGVAQRTPDLLFVKIGSGIGCGVQVGGEIYRGADGSAGDIGHIQIEDDGPVCACGNRGCLEAYFGGVALVRDAEAAARAGESPALAERLAATGRLTSRDIADCAAAGDVICTNLIRQGGRRVGRVLTGLVSFMNPSMIVIGGGLAELGPTLLAEIRAVIYARSLPLATGNLSIVRSELGSRAGVVGAAVLASELAYGRFT, encoded by the coding sequence ATGGGTATCGAGTACGACGTGCTCACCCGACTGCGTGATCACGGTTCGCTCTCCCGGGCTCAGCTCGCCACCGGACTGGACGTCCCCCGGCCGCGGCTGCTGGGCGTGGTGGACCGGCTGATCGAAGCCGGGCGGGTGGTCGAGGCCGGTCCGGCGGCGTCCCGCGGGGGTCGCCGCTCGACCCTGGTCGAGCTGGATCCACGAATCCGGTTCGCCGCCGTCGACCTGGGCGTCAGCTCGGTCGACGTCGAGATCACCGACGGTCGGCTCATGCCTGTCGCCTCGGCCGAGGAACCCAGTGACATCCGGCTCGGCCCGGAGGTGGTGCTGCGGCGGGTGACCGAGACGCTCTCGAAGCTGCGCGCGCAGGGCGGCGTGGACCGGCTGGACGCGCTCGGGATCGGACTGCCCGGACCGGTGAGCTTCCGGGAGGGAGTGTCCGTGTCCCCGCCGATCATGCCGGGCTGGGACCGGTTCCCGGTCCGCGACCTGCTCGCCAAGGAGGTCGGTTGCCCGGTCGTGGTGGACAACGACGTGAACGTCATGGTGCTCGGGGAACACCACAGCGGCGTCGCCCAGCGCACCCCGGATCTGCTCTTCGTCAAGATCGGCAGTGGCATCGGCTGCGGCGTCCAGGTGGGCGGGGAGATCTACCGGGGTGCCGACGGCAGCGCCGGCGACATCGGCCACATCCAGATCGAGGACGACGGACCGGTTTGCGCCTGCGGCAACAGAGGCTGCCTGGAGGCGTACTTCGGCGGTGTCGCCCTGGTGCGTGACGCCGAGGCCGCCGCCCGCGCCGGGGAGTCTCCCGCGCTGGCTGAACGGCTCGCCGCCACGGGCCGGCTGACCTCCCGGGACATCGCGGACTGCGCCGCCGCCGGTGACGTCATCTGCACCAACCTGATCAGACAGGGAGGCCGCAGAGTCGGCAGGGTGCTCACTGGACTCGTCAGTTTCATGAACCCCTCGATGATCGTCATCGGTGGCGGGCTTGCCGAACTCGGACCCACCCTGCTTGCCGAGATCCGCGCGGTCATCTACGCACGGTCCCTGCCGCTGGCGACGGGAAACCTCAGCATCGTGCGGTCCGAACTGGGATCCCGCGCCGGAGTTGTCGGCGCGGCCGTCCTCGCCAGCGAACTCGCTTACGGGAGATTCACATGA